A region from the Schistocerca serialis cubense isolate TAMUIC-IGC-003099 chromosome 1, iqSchSeri2.2, whole genome shotgun sequence genome encodes:
- the LOC126457024 gene encoding mesoderm posterior protein 1-like, translating to RARRRQPQPLSRYRRRTANARERERMREINAAFEALRRALPPLAAPAAPESDDDDASEEQQRAGEKVTKVATLRLAIRYITELTRALETVSYSPPSPALLPAPCGQQQEVFSVPYSALQTQQLPPPQQQQQTVGEAAALQLGVSAAVSLPPVSTLILPQSAPCGGFFASDAAAGCEQLLTPPPSLTPSSSLGADCVAPALDDTWPPPDLCLTPPPLLDDAFLAPR from the coding sequence aggGCGCGGCGCCGCCAGCCGCAGCCGCTCAGCAGGTACCGCCGCAGGACGGCCAACGCCCGCGAGCGCGAGCGCATGCGCGAGATCAACGCCGCCTTCGAGGCGCTGCGGCGCGCGCTGCCGCCGCTGGCCGCACCCGCCGCCCCCGAGTCCGACGACGACGACGCGTCCGAGGAGCAGCAGCGCGCCGGCGAGAAGGTCACCAAGGTGGCCACGCTGCGCCTCGCCATCCGCTACATCACCGAGTTGACGCGCGCGCTCGAGACCGTCTCGTACTCGCCGCCGTCGCCCGCGCTGCTGCCGGCGCCGTGCGGCCAGCAGCAAGAGGTCTTCTCCGTGCCCTACTCCGCGCTGCAGACccagcagctgccgccgccgcagcagcagcagcagactgtCGGGGAGGCGGCGGCGCTGCAGCTGGGGGTGTCGGCGGCGGTGTCGCTGCCCCCGGTGTCGACGCTGATCCTGCCGCAGAGCGCGCCCTGCGGCGGCTTCTTCGCCAGTGACGCGGCGGCCGGCTGCGAGCAGCTGCTGACGCCGCCCCCGTCGCTGACGCCGTCGTCGTCGCTGGGGGCGGACTGCGTGGCGCCCGCGCTCGACGACACGTGGCCGCCCCCGGACCTCTGCctgacgccgccgccgctgctggatGACGCATTCCTGGCGCCCCGGTGA